DNA from Thunnus thynnus chromosome 2, fThuThy2.1, whole genome shotgun sequence:
GAATCAGTTGTCCTGCcgtctgagctttttttttttattattatttctatctTGATGTTCAGCCACAGATGTTGAaatgtaaaatcttttttttaaatatcttttattGGATTTCAtgatacaaaaaatatttacaagatTAGGAAATTTGGTAAGCAATAAAGTGCAACCAGTGATAGTGCAAGCATTGATCAAGTGCATAGAGTTCAGTGATCTATTATAAAATGTGGTCAGGTCATAAATCCAGTATATTTCAGGGGAGGTGCTAAGATTTGTTTGACCTCTCTTCCTCCGGGGGTCAGCAAATACCTGTTTGATTACCATGTCGCTGTCAGTTACAGTCTGCTGTATTACCATGGCACATGTTATTTTCCACAAATTTAAACACACAACGCTTATGATTATTTGTATCAGTTCTGTCTGTTTagatggcttttttttcttcctcaatACAATACACGACAGATTTATAACACAGATCAAATTTAACCCCAAGTAACATCTTTTCACGCTGTATCATGTGTTTTCAAGGCCTGCTGAGGCAAATGAAGTGCAGATCAAAGTCAGCATTTTTCAGTCTATAAACATCATTTACAGGAAGTCCTCAGCTCAACCTGAaatatgtgtttgcattttcacattGAATGGTTATTGAGTAAAAGAAGGAGCTGTGTTCAAGGCTTAAATCATATCAGATCAGCCACTTTGCTGAGGGCAgtcaggattaaaaaaaaagctatgtgCAAAGGTTAACccttggttttttttgttgtttttttggataattttactttctgttaactacacaaacacattatgtGACCATGTTGTTTAACAAAATGGGACACTGAGCCTGTAGCCATATGATTGGTTGGTTTTGTTTGCCGGGGCCTCTCTCAAGTCTAGTACTTTAAACCTTGATCAGTATGATTTATCAGTTTGCGCCACATTTGCTAAACAAATGCACATCTAAATTCCTGCTGCCAACATTCTCCGGACTTAAATTATCAAAGTAAGAGAAGAATCAAAGACAGATGAGCGGTAAACTGTACGACACAAGCTTATAAAGTCACTTTGGTCACTCATACTTAAATGTCATCCGGATAAACTGTGATCTCAGTGTGATATGAGATGTTAGTTGGTACAGAAAGCTAAAATAAGCTTGTTTTTAATCAatgttttaaacttttttcacTGCCCAAGATGTATGATCATCGTGTACAAAAAGGTCTATGTGCCTGTGAACATTCTCCTTTCCCCTCCCTTACTGCAAAGTGTACAGCTCACAAATGTAGCTCCCCTGTCTTGTATGTGtatttgatattattattattatttaaagaaaaatctggAGAGAATTCTAGCAAAAAGGGAGGGATGGACTGATGATGCACCATCACGACTGaacagatgatgtttttatttgtttttgtgttagtTTGAAGCCATAAGTGGGAGTACAAGAAGACGCATTTGTAAATTGgatcatgttttctgttttgtggcAGTACGTGGGACTCCATTTGTGAtgtgttcattttctcttttttattcttgtattatgtttttgtaaatatacAGAGAAGTATTTCATGGGTTTTGAATATGCTGGTATAAAGCTTCTCTTCCCTTAGTCAACGTGTCAACTCTTTTCATTTGTGAGGACTGTGTGTACACACGGGAACGCAGCTGTTTGACATTGTGTTCAAGTGTGTTTgtagacaaaatgattttatcacAAAGTTATGCTTCTGGTCCAATCTGCTCCTTGTATTGTATATAAAAGCACAGCAGTGTCTCCAATGTGACGACACTTAAGAACGAAGACACTGATCCGCCAAATGTATACTTTTGTGTACTACTTTTTGAATTCCACTCTGTACTAACTGAAGGAACAATGCGTTACATATTAGCATGTGAAAAGAAGTTTGCCGGTTTGATCACCCAAAGTAACAGGATAAAGTGAAAAGGATTTATTCAGATTCATCCTGACACCACCTGATATATCTGGGTAAGGAAAGGGAAAACTGCTCCAATGGAGCTGCTTGGTGGCTAGCCAGGCAGcaactgggcagcttccaggtgtgaactGTGTGAGTGTTCCTGTAAAAGAGAGCCTGGCTCTCAACAAAGTCTCCCTGGATAAATCAaagttcttttttaaaagaactAAAAACACAAGGGGCATAAAAGTGAACAAATATTAAGTTTGAAACATGTTCTATTCAGAGAAACACCACCATACTGTACCCAAGTTTTCGTCTTCCCTTGTCTCATGCTTTACTGGCTCGTTTCCATTGAGAGAGCACAAATCACATTAGCTGGAGAAATCAGTGGGGGAATCATTTGAGTTACACTGTAGCTGGAATCCAGTAAAAGATAGGAGAAATATTTTTCTGGCTTTGGTGGTGCATATTAACTCATAGTGAAATAAGAGCACACTTTACTGTACAGTAGATACAGTATTGTAAGCATGTTGTTAAACCCAGCAGCAGGCACCTCCTTACAGGTTAAACCATTAAAAAAGAATGTAGCTTCAGCATAGTCAAGCCCTGCAattcttattttactttttttactcATCCCTGTAAGTGTGCAAGGCCAATTTGTCAACTCTGCATGTAGATtatataacatacagtatataccttATACCTTAGAGTATGTGATCTTTTATATTGCATATTGCGTGAGTgcatttctccctctctttctgttctcaaacacacaacacactgagaaagaaagagtgagacTTGGATCCCCCACACAAGGAATAATTCATCCTGCCCAACAGAAGACAGTAGGAGGGAATGTGAATGAGCCTCTGGCAGAACCGCAAAGAAGACCACATTATTTCTCTCTGCAGTATGATgtagcacaaaaaaaaacaaaaacaaaacctgccTTTCTTTATACACAGATACATGCAACGTTTATCATATATGCACTCTATCACTATCTCCTATGCAACAAATGCAAATAGAGAAGGTTATCTGAAGAAAAACAGTATCAAAAATTCCTTGTGTGCATACACTCTTTGATCTCTTTGGACCATGTATTACACAATCTTACCATTTCTATGGGAGTCTCATTTCAGTAACCTCAATAAcaaccattaaaacaaacacactgttgtCCTTCCACCTCCCATGTCCCTATTCAACccccaatctctctctctctctttctctctccctctctctctctctccccctctctctctctctccctctccctctctctctctctctctcccctatATTTATGCAGCTTCCCCTCTGCCAGTCATCACGCATAGCCTCCCAGTAGGAGTCCTGTTCTTGCTGAGGTACAGTATCCAGTTGGCTGTCATTTGACCTCTAATCATGtctgttcagttttgtttagCTTTGCTGgctctctcctctctggctGCTGCGGCTGATCCAGACTGTGAGGAGCTGACTAAAACTCTGGAGGATCGAAGCCAGGTACGTTGTCCTCAGCGTTTACATCAAGTGTAAAGCAgcatccagttctctttatttTAAAGGATCTCCCTGGCTTAattataatttacattttttattgcttgGTAATATTTTGGTGTTGTGTTCATGAAGCTCCAACATCTGGGGTTTTAGAGccagctgttaaaaaaaaaccaaaaaaaaaaaacattgcatcCACCCACCAGATATGTTTTCAGAAAGTCAAGCTGCTCGAGGTAAATATGAATGTGAGAGGTTGCTGTTTAACAGCTAAATTTGATGCCTCACATGTTGGAGTTTCCCTGAAGAACTTGAACacaccaaaatacaaaaatacaggTGACTAAAGGTTCACTGTGATTGATTTCATATCTGAAGAAAGTTGTTGTCCATGCCATACTGAAAACACCTAAAACTATAGACTATCAGGGTGGTTTGGAATCTACAAATCTAAGTGTTGCTTTAATAAATGCTTATAACATTTTTAAGAAATTTGAAGGCTATGGACTAAAAATATGCATCAAATGTGTATATTCTTAAAGTGtatcctaaaacaacagtcaggtgcccatatgaacaaataggttttcctcgctgtaatcgttcctccgtAAAGTTGATGTcctccaaagttacagtctttttagtaaaaaatcctgtttttatgtttcgacggacagtgttttcctgttcagctgcagtggaccgtaacaaaaagaggacatttggcactaaaaagacataACTtcgaaagatattgacttgatttgactaatttgtatgtctgaagcctcatattagcttcaaataaaattttaaattttaaacatttttgcacagaaggagggctgtagattttgtcccccatcacttacattgagaGTTCATTACGAAGGgagggatcttttaacagccggtatgaacaggacgaatgattacagcaagaaaaacatgtgtcaatgttcatttgggcagcTGAGGAGGAATCTTAGTTCTTTGCCCCAAGATTAGTTTGCCTAGTTTCACCTACAtgcaaactttttttaaatatgggTTTTAATTTTGCACATCTATGTCTAGGTTCATGGAAAATGGATATACCATGTTGGAACAACATCCACTGAAGAGGGCCTGAAGGAACTTAAAACTATCACCAACTCTTGGCTTGAACTCTCACCCATCGCTGGCAGTGAGGATTTGACCCTCACCTGGGCAGACAAAGTGTAATTGTTGATCTTTTGAAAATGGATTTTACCTTTAAGGCAGTGCCACGAAGTAACTGGTGAAACTCACAAAAGTTCTCATGtgctaattttcttttttatttgtccttACAAGAGgtgaaaaatgtgttcatgGGACCGTCAATTCCACTTACACAGTGAACGGCACCACGGTTACATGTAAGTAGATTTTGATGCATATCATTTTATGTGCTTTAAATAACAATTACAAGCAACGTTCTGAGTGCATAACAATATGTTAAACCTCTGTTTATATCTCATAGTTACTTTTAACATCACCAGTCATGAACATACTGGGATTAATCTGAAGACCTGTCCTGACTGCATGGTCTGGTCAGACCACGCTGAgtcactttccaccactggggaaacacaaaaaagcaaaaacctcTTCCTCTTCAGTGAGTGTCTTATCTGCACACCCATGTGAAAACCGtgcttttgtattttacatAGTTTTTGACTGAGGTAACATTaatttttccctcctcctccctgccttACAGCAAAGTCCGGTAAACTGGATGATGCTCATCTGGAGGAATTCAAGAAACAAGCTGCGTGCCTCGGCTTCGCCCCTGACTTCCACTTTGGAGGACACACAGGTGAGATTTTTcactactacacacacagcagtaaccATTGTGGGTAACTTATTGGCACTTATCAGATTGATTTTCTATTTCAGACCTGTGTCCTGATGAGAAAGAGGCTGCCACAGATTAAAGGAGGGAGAACGATAGAGTCAACAAGGGACCGTTGTCACCTACTCCTCAAGACTATCCTGACACCTGAAGTTACACCACGAGTCAAATTTGTATTCCAATGAactgttgtttatgtgttttaggTCCCATAACCACTTGTGTGTATCACAGATGTCTTTATAGATGTGAAGAGAACACCTTTTTCATCTTGCAGGAGGTTTAAAGTGAGACAAGAGGGATTACAGATTTTTAACGTTTGTCACTATCAtatcaaaacaaagagctaCTTAGCCtgttaaagtcatttatcaTACTAGACTTGTTATCTACAGCAACTCCTTTTTTGTTGCATTAAAGAGAAGTGAATAAATTTCAAATTTACTGTCAGATTCATAAATCACAGTGGATACCACCTTTCATTTATGCAAATAAAGCTTATGTATGTCGTTTGCATGCTTGCATTTTGCATAAATGTAATCCATTTGTACTTAATGTCTCTTGGCGTTCATGTTTTCCTGTAGCTGACACTGTAGAAGTAACTTCCAGCAAACTTTCTGTGATTTCTGCAAAACACTGGCCAATACAAGCTGCAACAAAGTTAAAGGAGTGACGttttttatggttatggttGGAGTCAAAGATGGAAATACTGTGAGCAGAGCTGTGGACTGGCTGATTGTATCCTTCATGCTTCTTCTACCTCAACACTGGTCTTTTCATGTTGTCAACTTGTCAGAGGGCCCCTTGAAGGATGGAGAGCAGTAGTTTTACACGGCTGTAAGAAACTGTTGCCGGAGTGCAGCCCTTTCACAAGTTGTTTTACCGTGTCGTGATTTTCcctgaaagaagagaaagatggTGGCTTTTCATCCCCAATGAGCAGTGCAATTTTTTCTTACTTCCATTGACTGGGCTCAAATTTACATTCACGACAACCACCTCACATTCCCTAAAGGGACTCATTTTACCACGAATATCCAAAAacatttactgcaaaatgaaactTCAATATGGCTTGAGGATCCCCAAAatccattaaaagtaaaatgtggCATCTGGATGAGGTTTCTGTGTGTTACATAACACTACTGTCAGTGCACTCTCAGAAAGAGTGAGGACTGCATATACCGTGTGCTTTACATAACCTTCCCTTACAATATCCATAAAGATTTAATTCTGATTATTTCATCATCTCTTGTAtcaaaaactgagcaaaaacacaaacacaaagccagAATAGATCCACATACTCTAGACATGGGGCAATTAAATGTGATCAGTGATTTAGGTCCCATTATTGACAAATAGCATCGTGCAAACAAACTCTGTCCTCATCTTGGAGTTTGACCAGGTCAACTTTTCCCCCAACATCAGCCACGCACAACATTACACAGCTGACAAGTTCCCGATTGGCCCTCATGTTTCACAGGAGGCACATGAACAATCTTGTTGTGCCATCATATGGGAATTGTTACACTTTTAccataattacagtaattatttATTCCTTCTATAAGAAATAAACCACCAGTCTCTGAGCTGGAAAGTTGGAGGAAGTGCATGTTATGTACATGTGAGTGTAGCATGGAGAAAACtgtgaacatatcctttaaaggtgcactatatgacattcagccccactagatgtcagcaaacaactatttgctatgtgaagatatagtggagtaatggcgacctgagcagagaatgaagtcacactccctctgtgtgtgtgctgtaatcCGAGCCTCTCTGTTCTTTATTTTGATAGCTGGTCCAGCTGCATGTGCAtattagtgcatgtgagtccctccatGTCCTCCtgtgtctgttttcaacatggcggcCAGGTCACAAATTTcacatattacagctaaacagtacagtatatatatatatttatgttatatatgtctctgaaaacatttgaggtgagaaacAGCCAATTCAGTAACTGAATCTTGATctatatttgatcagcactgcctagtttgacagtttaaaCTGAGTTTTGTGAGCTGTCTGTTCAGGggctgctttctttttttcccttttttccaaCTGTATTGAGTAAacgacacacacatttgttttggtctgagacatctagtggggctgaatgtcatATGTTGCACCTTTAATCGTGGGTCAGTTTTAATAGTGCTGTGTTTGTTTCGACAGGCAGCGCTGGCTATCATTTATTTTAGGTTTAAGTTTAGTTTTTAATCATTGTTCTtagcatttatttattggttttagAGTAGGTCTTTTTCTTTCTAGTACTGCGGTTTGTGGTGGCCTCCGGTCACAGGAGTAGTTGGTGTCCTGGGAGTTGGCACATTATTTagtctgtgtttcttttgtttgtggtgttttctattttgtttttacagatagCACACTCCCAGTCCCTCTCACTGTGGTTGGTGGATACTAGGCCGCAGTGCGACTGTCTATCAGCTCCcttcattttaaactgttaCATAAGCTTGAATCTGCTCTGAGCAAACAAAAAGCTACTTGATGTCAGACATGCCGACGTCCAGCTTCTTCGATGTATTAATGCATTCATAGACAACAAATGTAGtttctgaaatgttttgctgttgttgaaTTAAGAAGTGAGCCCAGAAGGGAGATatttctgtgtatctgtgtgtgtgtgtgtgcgtgtgtgtgtgagtgatgcTGTCTGGGGGGTGTGTTTGCACATTGAAAGACGCAGGGGTCTTGCTATTCACACTCTGCCAGCTGGCTGTTATGTAACGGGATAAACAGAACACAGGCCCCTGCTGACTGGATGTGAAAAGTGAACCGCTCCTTCCCTCCAGGAgaagaggtttgtgtgtgtgtgtgtgtgtgtgtgtgtgtgtgtgtgtgtgggccgGCCCACTGTTACACAACACTTCCCCTTGTTCCTTTCAGGAGGATCTAGCTGGCAGGATCCCTGACATTAGTATCGCTCTGTGGCTGCCTGCTGTCTCGAGCCATGGCTGCACAGCTGGTTGTAGCTCTGCTGGCTCTCACCTCCTTGGGTGCCGCATCTGAACTGGACTGTAAAGAGCTGGTTAAGCCTCTGGTACTGGACAGCCACAGCCCCGTGAGTATGACTGGTCATTTTTTCTGAGCTGGTCTTACTGTTTGTATGTGAGGAGGCTCGGATGCACAGCGCTGTGTGTTAACGTGCCTGCATAGCTGAGTTCTGTTTTGATCACATTCAAATGTGCATTGTCATTGCATCACTCTTGAGGATAACTTTCAGGTGCATCTGTGTAGCTGTCTGTTTTTATGATCTTGGTTTATCATCTTGCATTATTAAACCTCAAGCATGTCccattttctcacacacattcatgtaacTCGTGTGGTCATCAAGGCTACTGCATTATGTACCTTCTTCCTAGCAAAGAACAAACCAATATGAAGTTGTTGATAAAAACAATCTCACTCAGCAGATGAGTCCCAGTTATTATGGAATTGaagatttccatttttctgagcaTTTTCTCATTCATGCTGTCTCAATTAtctatttcttctctttttgccatctactgtttccaaggtcatGAATGAACTTTCAATCTCAACAATATTAAGTGTCCTTTCTGagtatttaaaaatatcatcCTAACCTCCACAGACTTTAGGGCACTTATCCTGTTATAttctgttgtaaaataaaatataatgactcattgtgtgtgtgtgtgtgtgtgtgtgtcagatctATGGGAAGTGGGTGCTGCATGTGGGGTCGTGGGACGAGCCAGGCCTGAAAAGTGACTTGGTGTCAGTGAACAGCTCCTGGGTGGAGCTGTCGGCTTCTTCAGACAGCGGACTCATCACTATCTACTGGGCCGACCGTTTGTAAGGACGCTACAAATGCTCGGTCACATGACTTTATGTATTGTATATCATATTGTTCTGTCTTCTTTCAAATGCAAATGAGAGAGCTGTTTAGAGCTCACAGTTATGATTATATATTGATGGGTTAATGCTGATTATTactctttttttcacattacagAACTGAAGATAAGTGCCTCCAGGGTTTAGCTAATGCCACCGTCACAGGAATGACCAGTCACACCACTTGTATGTATCTGGAATATATTgacagtatttttcattttacaccctgatctctctctgtgctgtgcaatgtaatgtaaaaaagcACATTACAGAGGAATGGGAGAATTTAATAAGAAATCAGTCACAAAGGGCTCCTCATAGCTGATTTTTTAATGGTGTTTTCTTGTGCACTAATTCAAACAGATCcatgaaaatagaaaaactcATGTCTACAGTGAGCCACTCTGAActggttttaatatttaaattttgaagCTACTATCAGCTTTATGGTTACATCTATGTGGACGCTTTGTTCTCTTGATGTCTCACAGTTAATATCAATGGCCACACTTCATATCACGATGGGAAATACTATGAGACTTGTTCTGACTGCCTCCTGTCTGAAGACACTACCCTCCTCCCTGATGGAAAATCAAAGGGACGGTACCTATTCCTCTTCAGTAAGGCTAACTTTTTTATTCTCATTTGAGTAATAATAAACCATATTTTCAGGTACTACtttgacatttgtttgtgttttctgtcttctctcctttGGCTTCCCACTCACCTCCTTGTGTCATTCCTCTTGCTCCTCTTTTTAAAGCACGGACCGGCAATCTGGAGGCGTCTGAATTGGAGACCTTCAAGAAGCAGGCAGAGTGTCTGAAATTCCTCCCAGAGTACCACTTTACAGGCACAGGTCAGCCGTCATTTCAGCTCTGCACCcaattaaaatatcaaagtgaATTGTCTTTACGCTGCTTTCTTCACTATTCTGTGATTTCCTCTTATTTCAGATCTGTGTCCAGATGACAGAGAAGCTGCTGCACCTGCTGCCGAGAATACAGAGAGTGATCAAACTGCTACTGAGCCGACTGCAGAGTAAAGCAGAGCACAGACGTGTTGTAGCCCCCTGAACAGCCCGAACAAATCCAGCTTAACATATACTAAATAATGTTGTAATGTGATCTGCATGTGCACTGATATATAATGTTGTGCCGGGGAGATACTTCTcatttgttgtcagttttagCAAAGGCAATAAATTCAAGATGATGGTGTCGTGTCATGTTTGATCTGTGGTCAGTAATGTGTTGGTGGTGGTATTTGGTTGAAATGTGCAGTCTTATCACTGTGTAGGATATGTGAAATCTGATTAGTATTTGGTACAATGGTGGCTGACAAATGCACTTAAATGCCTCAGTTATTGTAAATCAATTTAGTTTGTAAAAAAGCAGATAACTGTTATCAACTGGTTGTATAAGGTAAATAAAATAGCTTTCAGTCTCACTGTGTGCAGCGTTCTAGTCATTTATTTCCACCCTTATTCAGAAAAAGAGTTTGGCCTCAGATTCGTACGATCTTCAACATTCCTTTATTGTTTTTCGATCACAATGGGAGTTCTCAGATACTCTGCTGACCCATTAAATTAAATGCTTCATCACATCTACTACTACAGCTATTCACAGAAACTAAGGCTGTTGCTGGGTAACTTCACTGTTAGGAAAGAAGACGTTAAACGTTTAAATCATCGCCACAAGGAGTCCACACATCCCCCACAGGGGAAAACAACCTTCGTTATGCAGAAGAAAAGCTGCTTCAGGTCCCTTTTTGAACATCAAGTCATGGCACTTTGCCTGAGTTCATTCAAGGGCAGCAGCATGGGTTGAGCCGGCCATTCAGTGCTGAGCAAAAGCATTGCTCTGCATAGTCATTAAAAAACCTTCACTGGTGCATTTGAGCATGTaaaacccccccaccccccacccccctcctactcccccccccccccccccccccccccccatgttaGCACTagcacaactttttttttttttttgtctgaagcCCCAGAGGGAAAATGAATCAGCATTAGAGGTTTTCTTTTGCAGTTTCAGCAACATACTCTGCAGtactgctgtctctctctctgtctgactaTGGCTCTGCCTGTTATTGTATTTCTGTTGGCTCTCACATCCGTCAGCGATGAGTCTGCACCTGACTGTAAGGACCTGGTCAAACCTTTTATGCCACAGGACCCCAAACTGGTGAGTTGTGCTTATGATCctttttcttgtcttatttATCACAGTGATGGCTGATTTGAATTATCAATGATCACAATCAGTTacttttaatatataaatattgaccTGTTGCATGCAGATATTTGGAAAATGGGTGTATGTGATGGGGGCTGGCGACCCAAAGCCGTACCACAAGGCAATGGAGTCTCTGAAAAGCTCCTGGATAGACTTGTCTC
Protein-coding regions in this window:
- the LOC137195735 gene encoding uncharacterized protein; translation: MSVQFCLALLALSSLAAAADPDCEELTKTLEDRSQVHGKWIYHVGTTSTEEGLKELKTITNSWLELSPIAGSEDLTLTWADKVGEKCVHGTVNSTYTVNGTTVTFTFNITSHEHTGINLKTCPDCMVWSDHAESLSTTGETQKSKNLFLFTKSGKLDDAHLEEFKKQAACLGFAPDFHFGGHTDLCPDEKEAATD
- the LOC137195726 gene encoding saxitoxin and tetrodotoxin-binding protein 1-like, with translation MAAQLVVALLALTSLGAASELDCKELVKPLVLDSHSPIYGKWVLHVGSWDEPGLKSDLVSVNSSWVELSASSDSGLITIYWADRLTEDKCLQGLANATVTGMTSHTTFNINGHTSYHDGKYYETCSDCLLSEDTTLLPDGKSKGRYLFLFTRTGNLEASELETFKKQAECLKFLPEYHFTGTDLCPDDREAAAPAAENTESDQTATEPTAE